In Rahnella aquatilis CIP 78.65 = ATCC 33071, one DNA window encodes the following:
- a CDS encoding MFS transporter codes for MDNKIPKARWLRVITPILIACIISFMDRVNISFAMPGGMDAELGITASMAGLAAGIFFIGYLFLQVPGGSLAVHGSGRKFIACSLVAWAIISILTGLITNQYQLLFLRFALGVAEGGMLPVVLTMVSNWFPDKERGRANAYVLMFAPLGGMITAPLSGLILDTLDWRWLFIIEGTLSFVVMLFWWFTISDRPEEAKWLSERERDYLVTELNREREALRALAPVNNAPLKEVFRNRSIIKLIIINFFYQTGIYGYTLWLPTILKNLTGGDMSSVGMLAIIPYVGTMLGILAMSVLSDKTGKRRMFIALPLCGFAACLAASVAFGHNIMAAYGFLVGAGFFLQAATSAFWTIPGKVTTPEVAGSARGVINGLGNLGGFCGPYLVGVLVSLYGQSTAIYALVASLLIAAAVTTLLPKECDMALVPGAKAKAMADEYARAKAARRVQGVKAEVV; via the coding sequence ATGGATAATAAAATTCCTAAGGCCCGCTGGTTACGTGTCATTACGCCAATCCTTATCGCTTGCATTATTTCCTTCATGGACAGGGTCAATATTAGTTTTGCCATGCCCGGCGGGATGGATGCCGAGTTGGGGATTACTGCTTCAATGGCCGGTCTGGCCGCCGGTATTTTCTTTATCGGGTATTTATTCCTGCAGGTTCCGGGCGGCAGCCTGGCCGTGCACGGCAGCGGACGGAAATTTATCGCCTGTTCCCTGGTTGCCTGGGCGATTATCTCGATTCTGACCGGGCTGATTACCAATCAGTATCAGTTGCTGTTCCTGCGCTTTGCGCTGGGTGTGGCAGAAGGCGGGATGTTGCCGGTGGTGCTGACGATGGTCAGCAACTGGTTCCCCGATAAAGAACGCGGACGCGCCAATGCTTACGTGCTGATGTTCGCGCCCCTCGGCGGCATGATCACCGCCCCGCTGTCTGGTTTGATTCTCGATACGCTCGACTGGCGCTGGTTGTTCATCATTGAAGGGACATTGTCTTTCGTGGTGATGCTGTTCTGGTGGTTCACCATCAGCGATCGTCCGGAAGAAGCGAAATGGCTGTCAGAGCGCGAACGCGACTATCTGGTGACGGAACTGAACCGCGAACGTGAAGCCCTGAGAGCACTGGCACCGGTAAATAACGCCCCGCTGAAAGAAGTGTTCCGCAACCGGTCTATCATCAAACTGATCATTATTAACTTCTTCTATCAGACCGGGATTTACGGCTACACCTTGTGGTTGCCGACCATCCTGAAAAACCTGACCGGCGGAGATATGAGTTCAGTGGGTATGCTGGCGATTATCCCTTACGTGGGCACCATGCTGGGGATCCTGGCGATGTCTGTGCTGTCGGATAAAACCGGTAAGCGTCGTATGTTTATCGCCCTGCCGCTGTGTGGTTTCGCCGCTTGTCTGGCGGCATCCGTAGCATTTGGCCATAACATCATGGCGGCCTACGGATTCCTGGTCGGGGCCGGTTTCTTCCTGCAGGCTGCAACCAGCGCCTTCTGGACCATTCCGGGCAAAGTCACCACGCCGGAAGTGGCAGGCAGCGCACGCGGTGTAATTAATGGTCTGGGGAATCTGGGTGGTTTCTGCGGTCCGTATCTGGTGGGCGTGCTGGTCAGCCTGTACGGCCAGAGCACCGCAATTTATGCGCTGGTGGCCTCATTACTGATTGCCGCAGCGGTGACCACATTGCTGCCAAAAGAGTGCGATATGGCGCTGGTGCCGGGTGCGAAAGCCAAAGCCATGGCGGATGAATACGCCCGTGCCAAAGCAGCGCGCAGGGTTCAGGGAGTGAAAGCAGAAGTAGTTTAA
- a CDS encoding cytochrome c, whose amino-acid sequence MKKLLTACLLSASLSGMAFAADNQAELIRQGQEVATAADCQACHTAPEGGKPFAGGYEIHSPMGTIYTTNITPSKQFGIGNYTEEQFTRAVREGVRPDGANLYPAMPYTSYSHMSDADMHALYVYFKEGVKPVEQPNVETALPFPFNMRIAMAGWNMMYLDSTPFKPDTSKSEQWNRGAYLVNGAGHCDTCHTPRNLMMGSVTDKPLAGGMVGPWYAPNISSDPVSGIGNWSQAQLVEYLKTGRTAGKNQAAGGMAEAVQNSLQYMSDSDLNAIAFYLKNSTPVRDPRDTQAADTFGKPVNVEEGLRGTHPFNANKTIDNGAALFSGYCASCHQPDGSGSENQAYPSLFNNTATGMGNASNLISAILYGVDRQVGDHHVLMPKFGVGSYVGQLDDQQIADISNYVLKNYGNAAIQVSAQDVAVLRAGGPVTLLAKLQPFMAPAMVAGVIVLLVLIFWLGRKRKTKAA is encoded by the coding sequence ATGAAAAAACTTCTTACCGCCTGCCTGTTAAGCGCATCCCTTAGCGGAATGGCTTTTGCCGCAGATAATCAGGCAGAGCTGATCCGTCAGGGTCAGGAAGTGGCAACAGCCGCCGACTGTCAGGCCTGTCATACCGCACCGGAAGGGGGCAAACCTTTTGCCGGTGGCTATGAAATCCACTCGCCGATGGGCACGATTTATACCACCAACATTACGCCGTCGAAGCAGTTCGGTATCGGCAATTACACTGAAGAGCAGTTCACTCGTGCTGTACGTGAAGGCGTTCGTCCTGACGGCGCGAATCTGTATCCGGCCATGCCTTATACCTCTTACAGCCATATGAGCGATGCCGACATGCATGCGCTGTATGTCTATTTCAAAGAGGGAGTGAAGCCGGTCGAGCAGCCGAATGTTGAAACCGCTCTGCCGTTCCCGTTCAACATGCGTATTGCCATGGCGGGCTGGAACATGATGTATCTCGACAGCACGCCGTTTAAGCCGGATACGTCGAAAAGTGAGCAATGGAACCGCGGTGCGTATCTGGTTAACGGTGCCGGTCACTGTGATACCTGTCATACGCCACGTAACCTGATGATGGGTTCCGTGACCGATAAACCGCTGGCGGGTGGCATGGTCGGCCCGTGGTATGCCCCCAATATCAGCTCGGACCCGGTCAGCGGTATTGGCAACTGGTCGCAGGCGCAACTGGTGGAATATCTGAAAACCGGTCGCACCGCAGGGAAAAACCAGGCGGCGGGCGGCATGGCGGAAGCGGTACAGAACAGTCTGCAATACATGTCTGACAGCGACCTGAACGCGATCGCCTTCTACCTGAAAAACAGCACGCCGGTTCGCGACCCGCGTGATACGCAGGCGGCGGACACCTTCGGTAAACCGGTGAATGTGGAAGAAGGTTTACGCGGCACCCATCCGTTTAACGCCAATAAAACCATCGACAACGGTGCGGCACTGTTCAGCGGCTATTGCGCCAGTTGCCACCAGCCGGATGGTTCTGGCAGCGAAAATCAGGCTTATCCGTCGCTGTTTAATAATACTGCGACCGGTATGGGTAATGCCTCTAACCTGATTTCTGCCATCCTTTACGGCGTGGATCGTCAGGTCGGCGACCATCACGTGCTGATGCCGAAATTCGGCGTGGGCTCGTATGTCGGTCAGCTCGATGATCAGCAGATTGCCGACATCTCCAACTACGTGCTGAAGAACTACGGCAACGCGGCCATTCAGGTCAGCGCGCAGGATGTGGCGGTGTTACGCGCAGGCGGTCCGGTGACATTGCTGGCAAAACTGCAACCGTTCATGGCTCCGGCGATGGTGGCTGGCGTGATTGTTCTGCTGGTGCTGATTTTCTGGCTCGGCCGGAAACGCAAAACCAAAGCGGCGTAA
- a CDS encoding SDR family oxidoreductase — MSTEDIKIALVTGGGSGIGLSAAKALEAIGFKVILAGRNKEKLDQAVALFAPGQAVARQLDVTSPQSVAALFQDIQETFGRLDLLFNNAGNNVKDVPVDELPVEDWLSVINTNLTGAFLCTQAAVKLMKRQTPQGGRIINNGSISAQSPRPNSAPYTASKHAITGLTKSTALDGRAFNIACGQIDVGNAATDMGNKALAGRMQADGHIAEEPVIPVERVGEAVAFMAGLPLDTNVLTMTVMASAMPLVGRG; from the coding sequence ATGAGCACTGAAGACATAAAAATCGCCTTAGTGACCGGCGGCGGGAGCGGTATCGGGTTAAGCGCCGCGAAAGCGCTGGAAGCGATCGGATTTAAAGTGATCCTGGCCGGACGCAATAAAGAAAAACTCGATCAGGCGGTTGCGTTGTTTGCACCGGGGCAGGCGGTGGCACGTCAGCTGGATGTTACCAGCCCGCAATCGGTCGCCGCGCTGTTTCAGGATATTCAGGAAACCTTCGGGCGGTTGGATCTGCTGTTCAATAACGCCGGTAATAACGTGAAGGATGTGCCGGTCGATGAACTGCCGGTAGAAGACTGGCTGTCGGTGATCAATACCAATCTGACCGGCGCATTCTTGTGTACGCAGGCGGCGGTTAAGCTGATGAAACGTCAGACGCCGCAGGGCGGACGTATCATCAATAACGGTTCGATTTCGGCACAATCGCCGCGTCCGAATTCCGCCCCTTACACCGCCAGTAAACATGCGATCACCGGCCTGACCAAATCCACCGCGCTGGACGGACGGGCGTTCAACATAGCCTGCGGGCAAATCGATGTCGGCAATGCGGCGACGGACATGGGTAATAAGGCGCTGGCGGGCAGGATGCAGGCGGACGGACATATCGCTGAGGAGCCGGTTATTCCGGTGGAACGCGTCGGCGAGGCCGTGGCGTTTATGGCCGGTTTACCGCTCGACACCAACGTACTGACCATGACCGTGATGGCAAGTGCCATGCCGCTGGTCGGGCGCGGTTAA
- the idnO gene encoding gluconate 5-dehydrogenase → MTNLFSLDNKKILITGSTRGLGFLLAKGLAQHGAEIIVNGTQQGSTQKAAEALRAEGFIAHAVSFDVTSSQAVNQAIDHIESTIGPIDVLVNNAGIQRRHKFTEFPEKDWDDVIAVNQKSVFLVSQAVARYMIRRERGKIINIGSMQSELGRDTITPYAASKGAVKMLTRGMCVELARYNIQVNGIAPGYFKTDMTQALVDNKEFSEWLCKRTPAARWGNPEELVGGAVYLSSKASDFVNGHLLFIDGGMLAAV, encoded by the coding sequence ATGACAAATCTCTTCTCACTGGACAATAAAAAGATTCTGATTACCGGTTCGACGCGCGGTCTGGGTTTCCTGCTGGCGAAAGGGCTGGCGCAGCATGGTGCAGAAATTATCGTTAATGGTACACAACAGGGATCCACGCAAAAAGCCGCTGAAGCCTTGCGGGCAGAGGGTTTTATCGCCCATGCGGTGTCATTTGATGTCACCAGCAGCCAGGCGGTGAATCAGGCGATTGATCATATTGAAAGCACCATCGGGCCGATTGATGTGCTGGTGAATAACGCCGGTATTCAGCGTCGCCATAAATTTACCGAGTTTCCGGAAAAAGACTGGGACGACGTGATTGCCGTGAATCAGAAATCCGTGTTTCTGGTGTCACAGGCGGTGGCGCGTTACATGATCCGGCGCGAACGCGGCAAAATCATTAATATCGGTTCGATGCAAAGCGAGCTGGGCCGCGACACCATTACGCCCTATGCCGCCTCGAAAGGTGCGGTAAAAATGCTGACCCGCGGCATGTGTGTTGAGCTGGCACGCTACAATATTCAGGTGAACGGTATCGCGCCTGGCTATTTCAAAACCGACATGACGCAGGCGCTGGTGGATAACAAAGAGTTTTCCGAATGGCTGTGTAAACGCACACCAGCCGCGCGCTGGGGCAATCCTGAAGAGCTGGTGGGCGGCGCGGTTTATCTGTCCTCCAAAGCCTCGGATTTCGTCAACGGACATCTTCTTTTCATTGATGGCGGCATGTTAGCTGCTGTGTAG
- a CDS encoding LacI family DNA-binding transcriptional regulator has protein sequence MRNQRVTLQDIAQLADVTKMTVSRFLRTPEKVSPETRERITKVMEEVGYPLEEARGPAKAPRIGILVPSFNNQIFSDLLAGIESVTSAQGFQTLVVNYDYSKEREEEHIINLLGYQLAGLILTDSVHTLKADKYLNAAEIPVAQVMDLDDPHGRIAVGFDNQQAGYDMANTLLASGKQHVVYFGSMSDARDQKRYQGYSRAMNERGLTPVHITPNKVSSVSIGAGMLAMARQLYPQTNAILCTNDDIAVGVLQECIKLGIRVPQDMAISGFHGLDIGLATTPLLASVITPRFEMGKVVAEILLKKIRNLPTIERVDLHYRISLGGTI, from the coding sequence ATGAGAAACCAGCGCGTGACACTACAGGACATCGCCCAACTGGCGGATGTCACGAAGATGACGGTGAGCCGTTTTCTGCGCACGCCGGAAAAGGTGTCTCCTGAAACCCGCGAACGCATCACGAAGGTGATGGAAGAAGTGGGCTATCCGCTGGAAGAAGCCCGCGGACCGGCCAAAGCGCCGCGTATCGGTATTTTAGTGCCTTCGTTTAACAACCAGATTTTCTCCGACTTGCTGGCGGGCATTGAGTCGGTCACTTCCGCGCAGGGCTTTCAGACGCTGGTGGTCAATTACGATTACAGCAAAGAGCGCGAAGAAGAACACATCATTAATCTGCTTGGTTATCAACTGGCCGGGCTGATCCTCACCGATTCCGTGCATACCCTGAAAGCCGATAAGTACCTGAATGCCGCAGAAATTCCTGTTGCCCAGGTGATGGATCTCGACGACCCGCACGGGCGGATTGCCGTCGGTTTTGATAACCAGCAGGCCGGTTACGATATGGCGAATACATTGCTCGCCAGTGGCAAACAACATGTGGTGTATTTCGGTTCGATGTCGGATGCCCGCGACCAGAAGCGTTATCAGGGTTACAGCCGCGCCATGAATGAACGCGGACTGACGCCGGTGCATATCACGCCTAATAAAGTGTCGTCGGTATCTATCGGTGCGGGCATGCTGGCCATGGCGCGTCAGTTATATCCGCAGACCAACGCGATTTTGTGTACCAATGACGATATTGCCGTCGGCGTGTTACAGGAATGTATCAAACTGGGGATCCGCGTACCGCAAGATATGGCTATTTCCGGTTTCCACGGGCTGGATATCGGTCTCGCGACCACACCTTTATTAGCCAGTGTTATCACCCCGCGCTTTGAAATGGGAAAAGTGGTGGCGGAGATATTACTCAAAAAAATCAGAAACCTGCCTACGATCGAACGGGTGGATTTGCACTACCGTATCTCCCTCGGCGGCACCATTTAA